The window AGTTTTCTTCTTCTTATTGGTCCTGATATCAACGGCCGCCTTTTTTCAGTCGGCCTTTTCAGCGAAGCGGTCGATTACCTCCCGCTTGCTCACCACATCGCCGTATTTGCTGTCGATGTCGAACAGGTTGGCCTCGTGCGGGCCGTCGTGGCGGTCGCCGACGCATTCGCGCACCACGATGGTGCGGAAGCCGTGCTGGAGCGCATCGACGGCGCTGGCGCGGATGCAGCCGCTGGTCGAGCAGCCGGTCAGCACCACCGTGTCCACCCCCATGGCATGCAGCATCGGCGCGAGGCTGGTGCCGAAGAAGGCGCTGGCATACTGCTTGGAGATAACCACCTCCTCCGCCCGCGGCGTGACCTCCGGGCAGAAGGCGGCGAGCGGGTTGCCCTCCACCATGTCCTTCATCACCGGGGCCTTGCGCACCCAGACGCCGCCATCGGCGAAATGGCCGGGATGATAGCGGATGTTGGTGTGGACGACCGGGATGCCGGAGCGGCGGGCGGCGTCCAGCAGCTCCACCGTCTCCGCCACCGCGCTCACCACGCCGGGGGCGTAGAGCGGCGCGCCTTCGGTGGTGTAGCCCTGCATGAAGTCGATCACCAGCAGGGCCGGCCGCTCGCCGAAGCCGATCCGGTTGCCCCAGACGCCCTTGTAGTTGTCGGATGCGCTCTGCCCGTCGGTCATGGGGCTTGCTCCTCAGTACGCGCCGGACAGCAGGGCGCCGGCGCCGGGAACGACCGGCTCCAGCTTCAACGACTTCAGCATGGCGTAGGTCGTGGCGATGGCGGCGGTCAGCACCGGCTTGCCGGTCTCGGCCTCCACCCGCGGCACCACCGGCAGCGACGGCATCTGAACGCAGGCGGACAGGACCACCACGTCCACGCCGTCCAGGTTCATGCCGCGCACGATGTCCGGCAGGTTGTTGGGGTCGTGGCGGGCGACGTCGAGATTGTCCGGGATCTCCAGCGCGCGCCAGTCCTGCACCTCGAAGCCTTCGGCGCGGATGTAGTCCACCACCAGCTCGGTCAGCGGGCGCATGTAGGGGGCGACGATGGCGATGCGCTTGGCGCCCATCACCTTCAGCCCGTCCACCAGGGCGCCGGCGCTGGTGACGACCGGGGCCGGCGCGTCGTTCTCCAGCGTCTTGCGGGCGAGGCGCGCCTCGGAATCGCGGTGGTAGCCGAGGCCCATCGACATGATGGCGACGAGGCAGGCATAGCCCAGCACATCGACGCGGGCGTCCGACAGCTCGACGGCGCAGCGGTCGGATTCGGCGTCCATCGCCGCCAGCTCGTCCTTCTTGACCGTCTTCATCCGCATGCGGGCGGAATGGAAGGTGAAGCGTTCCGGGCGGATCGCCTGGCGCGCGGTCAGCATGGCCGGGATTTCCGTTTCCATGGTGATGTTGGAGCTGGGGACGATCTGGCCGATGCGGTACAGCGAAGACATGGATTGGTTCCTATCGATCAGGCGAGATGGGTGCCGAGGCTGTCGCCGAAGGCGGCGAAGAAGCCGTCGAGGTCATCCCAGGGGATCATGTGCCCGGCATCGGGGACGCGGGCGATGCGGACGGCCGGCTGGAGGCGGGCGATCTCCTCCTCGTCCTCCGGCAGGATCACGCCGCCGCGGCCGGCGACGATCAGCAGGGCCGGGGCCGGCAGCTTCGGCAGGTCGGCGTGGATGTCGTCCTGGTGGAAGCCTTCATAGGTCTGGACGATGGCCGGCTCGTAGCAGGTGTGCAGCCATTCGGCGCGCAGGCGCAGCTGCTCCTCCGTCCAGGTCGGGCAGAAGGCGCGCATGGCGTCGGCGTCCATGCCCTTCAGCGACTGGCGGATCGAATCGACGTACCAGGGCAGGCCGCTGGGATAAGGCCGGCGGCCGGGGCCGGAAACCGGCGGATCGACCAGCACAAGCTGGCGCAGCCCCCTGGCATCGCCGCGCACCGAGGCGCGGATGGCGAAGCGCGCGCCCATGGAATGGCCGACCAGGATGTAATCGGTCAGGCCCAGCGCGGCGACGAAGGCGTTCACGTCGTCGGCGCAGGCGTCGATGCCGTAATCCAGATGCGGACCGCTTTCGGACAATCCGCGCCCGCGCACGTCCAGCACATAGGTGTCGAACTGCCGGCCGAAGCGTTCGGCGACGAAGCCCCAGGTGACGGCCGGGCTGGTGATGCCGGGGATCAGCACGATGGCCGGGCGTTCCGCATGCCGCTCCCCGCCATAGCGCAGGTAGTGCTGGCGGATGCCGTTGGCCTGGACGTTGGCGCCGTAGAGGAAGGTCGAGGCGCTCATGCCGCGATCCCTTCGCGCAGCGGCTGCTCATAGACGTCGTAGCCGAAGACCCAGGCCGGATCCTCCTGCGTGCGCAGGAAGGTGTTGGCGTTGGACACCGCCTGCACCCGCGTCGCGCGGTCCTTGCGGTTGGCCTCGTACAGCGCGAAGGCGGTGCGGTAGTCGCTCAGGCCGGTCTCGGACAGGCAGCGGGTCAGCATCGCCGCGTCCTCGATCGCCATGCCGGCGCCCTGGGCCATGTGCGGCTTCATCGGATGGCAGGCGTCGCCCAGCAGGACCAGCCGTCCACGGCTCCACAGCGGCAGCGGGTTGCGGTTGCGCAGCGGCCATTTGGTGACCTCCTCCGTGCACTCGATCAGCGCCTGGACGGTCGGATGATAGCCCTGGAAGGCCTCGTACATCTCCTCGCGGCTGCTGTCGACGAAGGCCTCCTGGAAGTCCCAGGCCGGGTGCGGCACGCCGGTGACGTAGTAGTATTCGTCGCGCTTCCCGGTGGTGAAATAGACCATCATGTGACGGTCCTCGGTCCACCACTTGATGCAGTCCTCGAAGGTCAGGTCGTACTTGGCGAGCTGGTCGCCGCGGATCAGCGCGCGGTGCGCGACCCAGCCGCTGTAGTTCGGCGCCTCGACGCCCAGCAGGGCCTCGCGGATGCGGGAGTTGATGCCGTCGGCACCGATGACGATGTCGGCGCGCGCCTCGGTCCCGTCGGCGAAGGTCAGATGCACGTCGTCGCCGCTGTCGGTGATCGTCTGCAGCCGCTTGTCGAAATGGACGGAGCCGGGGGCCAGCGTGTCCATCTGCAGCAGGTGCATGTCGCCGCGGTGGACGGTGACGTAGGCGGCGCCGTATTCGCGCTTGGCGAAGTCGCCCAGCGGGATGCGCGACAGGTAATCGCCTGTGAAGCCGTCGCGGCTGAACCAGAAGTCGGGCTTGGACCCCATCGCCTCAAGCGGCTTTTCGATGCCCAGCCGGCGGAACACCTTCATCACGTTGGGACCGACGTGAATCCCCGCGCCCAGCCGGGAGAATTCAGGGGCCTGTTCGTAGACATCCACCTGGAACCCGGCCTGCTGCAGGAGCCCGGCGGCGGCGGCTCCACCCAGACCGGCCCCGACAATGGCGATTCTCTGAGTCTTTCCCATGGGTATGGCCCTTTGCTGACGTGGGGGTGTTCGGTCGGCGCCGCCGAAGGGCTCGCGACCGGATGCGAGGGGGCGGGAGGAGCGTCCGGGGGCTTCTTGCCCGGGCTCCGGCCGTCGACCGTCGCATTGAACTCGATATGAAGCGTGTACGCTGTTTTAGCTTGCCATGCAACACAATTCGTCATACAAGGTTACTCAGGATTTTTGGAGCCGCCAAGGCCGTTCGCGGCACTGAGTGGCTGCGAAATAGCCTTATAGAGCCTTATTTTTTATCATTGATGCCTATTTGTTGTTCAGAATGGCGCAGCCCCGCCAAAGGGTTTATCCCCTTATTGTTCATGATCGAATAAAGCCTATACGCTCTATATGGCCTGATCTGCCCCCGCAATGACGGGCGGATGGCCACCCGGAAACACGGCCCGGATCGCGCATTCAGCGGCTGCGGCCACCAAGGTTGGGAGAGATGAGATGCCGGTGAGCGATCGCGAACTGACGCAGATGTTCGAACGGGTTCTGACCCTGTCCAAGGTGGACAAGACCCAGAGCGTCGCTGTGCTGAAAAGCGACTATTCCAACCCGCGCATCGTGCGCGCCGCCATGGACGCGGCCCAGCGCCTCGGCGCGAACGTCTACGGGGTCGAACTGCCGGCCTTCAACCACCCGCGCGCCATGGGCATGGACATGACCGCGTATTGCGGCGACACGCCGCTGACCGGAAACCTCGCCGCCCAGCGCGCGCTGGAGGCGGCCGACATGATCGTCGACACCATGATGCTGCTGCATTCGCCGGAGCAGGAGCAGATCCTGAAGACCGGCACCCGCATCCTGCTGGCGGTCGAGCCGCCGGAGGTTCTGGCCCGCATCATGCCGACGGAGGAGGACAAGATCCGCGTCAACGCCGCGGCGGAACGGCTGAAGCGCGCCCACTCCATCGCCGTCACCTCCAAGGCCGGCAGCGATTTCCGCGCGACGCTCGGCCAGTATCCGACAGTGACGGAATACGGTTTCGCCGACGAGCCCGGCCGCTGGGACCATTGGCCGAGCGGCTTCCTGTTCTCCTGGCCGGACGAGGGCAGCGCCGAAGGCACGCTGGTGCTCGACGTCGG of the Azospirillum ramasamyi genome contains:
- a CDS encoding maleate cis-trans isomerase family protein, translating into MSSLYRIGQIVPSSNITMETEIPAMLTARQAIRPERFTFHSARMRMKTVKKDELAAMDAESDRCAVELSDARVDVLGYACLVAIMSMGLGYHRDSEARLARKTLENDAPAPVVTSAGALVDGLKVMGAKRIAIVAPYMRPLTELVVDYIRAEGFEVQDWRALEIPDNLDVARHDPNNLPDIVRGMNLDGVDVVVLSACVQMPSLPVVPRVEAETGKPVLTAAIATTYAMLKSLKLEPVVPGAGALLSGAY
- a CDS encoding FAD-dependent monooxygenase, whose protein sequence is MGKTQRIAIVGAGLGGAAAAGLLQQAGFQVDVYEQAPEFSRLGAGIHVGPNVMKVFRRLGIEKPLEAMGSKPDFWFSRDGFTGDYLSRIPLGDFAKREYGAAYVTVHRGDMHLLQMDTLAPGSVHFDKRLQTITDSGDDVHLTFADGTEARADIVIGADGINSRIREALLGVEAPNYSGWVAHRALIRGDQLAKYDLTFEDCIKWWTEDRHMMVYFTTGKRDEYYYVTGVPHPAWDFQEAFVDSSREEMYEAFQGYHPTVQALIECTEEVTKWPLRNRNPLPLWSRGRLVLLGDACHPMKPHMAQGAGMAIEDAAMLTRCLSETGLSDYRTAFALYEANRKDRATRVQAVSNANTFLRTQEDPAWVFGYDVYEQPLREGIAA
- a CDS encoding N-carbamoylsarcosine amidohydrolase, with the protein product MTDGQSASDNYKGVWGNRIGFGERPALLVIDFMQGYTTEGAPLYAPGVVSAVAETVELLDAARRSGIPVVHTNIRYHPGHFADGGVWVRKAPVMKDMVEGNPLAAFCPEVTPRAEEVVISKQYASAFFGTSLAPMLHAMGVDTVVLTGCSTSGCIRASAVDALQHGFRTIVVRECVGDRHDGPHEANLFDIDSKYGDVVSKREVIDRFAEKAD
- a CDS encoding alpha/beta fold hydrolase; the encoded protein is MSASTFLYGANVQANGIRQHYLRYGGERHAERPAIVLIPGITSPAVTWGFVAERFGRQFDTYVLDVRGRGLSESGPHLDYGIDACADDVNAFVAALGLTDYILVGHSMGARFAIRASVRGDARGLRQLVLVDPPVSGPGRRPYPSGLPWYVDSIRQSLKGMDADAMRAFCPTWTEEQLRLRAEWLHTCYEPAIVQTYEGFHQDDIHADLPKLPAPALLIVAGRGGVILPEDEEEIARLQPAVRIARVPDAGHMIPWDDLDGFFAAFGDSLGTHLA
- a CDS encoding 2,5-dihydroxypyridine 5,6-dioxygenase, which encodes MPVSDRELTQMFERVLTLSKVDKTQSVAVLKSDYSNPRIVRAAMDAAQRLGANVYGVELPAFNHPRAMGMDMTAYCGDTPLTGNLAAQRALEAADMIVDTMMLLHSPEQEQILKTGTRILLAVEPPEVLARIMPTEEDKIRVNAAAERLKRAHSIAVTSKAGSDFRATLGQYPTVTEYGFADEPGRWDHWPSGFLFSWPDEGSAEGTLVLDVGDILLPFKTYVREKVTLEIEEGFIRRIHGGFEAEYLRDYMAYFKDPEVYGISHIGWGLQPRAQWTAMGLHDKNDGMCMDARAFYGNFLFSTGPNTEVGGSRKTPCHMDIPLRGCDILLDGEPVVLAGDVVAPEASRA